CATTATCCCAAAGGCTGTGTAGCCAAAAAGTTGAAAGGGCCATATATTCCATTCCATTAATAATGGAATTGattcctttaattttcattttctgcTACCAAAAATAGCGAAAttattgtgtgtgtgtgtaggcacaacaataatggtggccGTTGTAGTTTAGTAAGTTGGGAATGAGCCATGTGGAGCCCGTGAATGAGTCTGAAGAAAGGACACGAAGCATGGCTTGGAATAATGGCTTTTTGGGAAGCAGTAGGTGGGGTTTTTAATGGTGGCCATGACAAGGACCTTGTAAATTTCTGTTTTTATCTCTCGTTTCTCAATTTTATTTCTGCACATCCATTTTGGTCCATCCACCTCCACCGTTTCAAAGCCTTAAACTCAACACGTTGAATTGTGTGACCGAGTGATCTCACTCGCACTCACCGCTCGTTTGCAACAATTATTGTATATTATAATATAGTGACGACAATGGGAATGCTGTGTGTGTTGAATCATTATTCATTGTCATCTATTTATTGTGGCAATGAATTGAATTGGGTATGGTATTATAACTCTAGGTACAATGAATCTTGTTCTAGAAAGGAAAGGAATCATTACATAAAGTACCACTGAGCACAAATGGTCCTTAttttcaatcaatcaatatttTATAAAGACCAAACAATTCCAATGCCTGTTTCAGAGGACGTTTTTGAGATAGATGGGTGGAACAAGTAACTCCCTACTCTACATAGGAAATGAACACAACACAGATACGATGGAAGAACGAGTCAGCACTTCATCTAGATAGTTAGGTATTACTGTCAGCAACTTTGAATATTCGGGACTGTCGGTGGTGCCAAGAATTCCATCACTGaatttaataactattttaacgAAAAAAAACTATATTATAGTAGCTAAAACACAAGTCAAATTACTGATTATTGCAATATGTTAATTTAACGTGTGTGAGTGTGTGACCTTCATACATAGCATATTAACCCCTATTGCCGATGGGTGAGAGTTGGGTAAATAGGAGAaacgaataataataataataataatagggtGGTGGCACTGCCGACACTCTTCAAAGGTTGGCAggggaacaaaaaataaagagagaacCTACAACATCCATGGCCTCGCACTTTGATTAGAGATATCTTCTCTCTGCTTTATGATGGTGACTTACCAACGAGCAATACCAAATACAATGGCACCaataacaaacaaacaaaacaaccAAGCAAACTGTGAGCATTCTAAATTGGCTGAGTACATGACAAAATAGTTACAAAGTTTTGGATATCACGGGAAGTGAGGCAATGAggagaaattgaagaataaTGCAACATTTTTGCAAACAAGATAACCTTTTCttgaaaacaaacaaagaatAGAACAGAATAGAAAGAAAGCAAAAAGCCAGAACACTTTGCTCATACATTCATATGCTTGACTGCATGTGaaggtgaaaaaaaaaaagtactgTATGCAGGTAATGTACACAAACAAGTGAAATTTCCTTTCCCATTTTTTACAGCTACCTGATGAGGCCGTTTGTACAGAAGAAGAACACAAATTATTTACAACGAGGTAGTCCAATACCAACTTAAGCAGTGTGTGTTAAGCAGGGTGATCGATTGAGCCTCTCAAGAATTCCATTAGCCTTCCTTTTTGCCCTTGAAGTCCCGTGTCGTGCAAGTTTAGACAGGGTACcgttggctttttcttcttctctaacTTCCTTCAACTTTGTTCTATCACCGTAACAGATTGTATATAAAATTGCAACACAATTCTCCTTGGTTCGCTCTGACGTGCCCTCCCTTATGATAGCCAGCAAGAAAGCTACAGCTCCAAGATCCCCCATTTCTTCAATGGCCTTGGGATGGCTGGAAAGGAGTGCCAATATAGCGAGCAACTCATCAACTAGAATGTGGTCCATGATCTTCTTCAGAATGACCCGGACTGCACCTTCTCTCACGGTCCTCCCTTTATTCTCGTGCACAAGACATAGGTTGAATATAGCTGAGGCAGCATCTTTCACGGCTAATGGCTGTCCCTCCTCTAAAAGGTCAAGCAAATGTTTGATGGCTCCAGACTTTCCAATGATGTGCTTGTTGGAGTCAAGAGCCGATAATGTGAAAATGGCTGCTGCGGCATTGCTCCTTGTTTGAATTGTTCCGGATTTCAAGGCATCAATGAGAAGAGCAATGACAGTTGGATCCTCTCCAAATACTTTCTTATTATCGTCTTGAATCGAGAGATTTAGAATAGTTGTAATCAAGTCCTCATGGAGATCGGGGTGAACATGAGCCGTATTAGGCGATAATGGACTGAGCAACTGCGGAATCACATCAACCGACTCCCCAAAGAGGGTTCTAAAGGAAGGCATTCTCTTTGTTAGGAGGCGAAGCTCTCTTGCAGCTTCTTTCTGATCAGGGACAGACAATGACAGCTTATGAAGTAATGAATCCAAGTGGTCTCTATCCGCATTACTTACTACTTGGTTGATGTCCTGAACCGGCTTTGGCATCTCAATTGCATGCTCTTTACACCACTGCGCAATCATGTCCCGGACCAAGTAATTTGGAGTAAGATTAGTGTGAGAAAGGACTTGTTGGGTTTGAGGGCATGTTCTGTGCCCTTCATCCAACCACCTCTGAATGTATGCCCGATCATAAGTCTGCATTTGGCAACAACACATCAATGAATGAAAACACTACCCCAGATTTCTACTCTCTTGTTATATCTATTGGAGAGCTCAGCCTCAGAGCCATTATTCTCCCAATGCACACAATAACCTAGCCTCAATCTATGAACAAATCCAAACAAGAACTAAACATGCAGCCAGTGCACcccaaaaaaatatgaaattgatCTCACTAATGGATCAAAAATCAAGGAATGAGTTGAAAAGGGATGAttttgattccaaggcacaatcCATAATTCTGCATTACGTCAATAATGGGAACCACTCTGTTCTATTTACCATTAgcagataaaaataaataattttaccaacaaataaaataaaaagtacagAACAATAATGAACAGAACAATTGGGTTGTCGGAGAGGCAAGGAACATGCGGAAGCGGTTAGATGCCTAAAAAGgaagaacataaaaaataaaaataaaataaaacagcgtgaagagaaaaaaaaagtaaataaaattgaagGGGAAAGGAGGAATCATCAACTCGGTGGAAATGGGGCATCGAAATTCAGGAGGAACGGGGAAGCTGAAATCATAGAAGGATGAGGGCGATGCTCTCTTCAAATCCCTAAGAGTCGATAGAGTGGCGATGGCGTCTTCAGCGTGGCGCGTGGTGTAGTCGTCGTCCTCCAAGATGGCCTTCACCAGCCCCCTCAGCTTCTCCTTCAATTCCGCCGCTTTTCCACCACCTCCATCCGCCGCAGATGCAGAcaaacctctctctctcctcgcCATTACACCTCAAAATTCACCACCTCACACAATTCATCTCCTCCTCCTTTTCTTTAGAATTTGTGTTTGCTTTGCACAGAAAACAGAAGCGTAAGCCGTAAGCGTGTGGGTGGTGGAGGGACAGAAATGTAATTGAGCTATTAAGCGTAGTTAGAGGCACCGACCTCTTTCTTACACTGAGTTCACGGGAGAATTCACAGCACACTGTTTCCacgcttttcttttttctctctttatattcttattctcttctcatcccttctcttctcttattctccTCCAACCAACACCTAGCCAGTAGCCACGCCCCCCTTTCACCATCTAAACACAAAACACAATTAGAAACGACGCCATCAAtggattttgttttcaaactcCACAATCACAACACTACAAAAATTAGTAATTACTACaactattttattaataccTTCTATTCTCTgtgatatttattaattaatcatatttaaatctttgttctatatttaattcattcgtttatatatattctaataaagaaaaatagtttTATCACCTAAAGATAAAGAATATCCCTACTAAAAGTAGGAGATAGGAAATTAATGGACATGTGAAAGAAGAAGACACCACGTCAATTGCAACTTATTGTTAGTAAAGAGTAAAGACTAAAGAGAATAATTTTGTACTATTGTAACTACCCTTTTCGGTTGTAGTTTCAGGATTTATTAGGCCTAAAGCATAAACACTTTGATATCTAAATAACATTAACTATTAGggttaa
This portion of the Arachis duranensis cultivar V14167 chromosome 6, aradu.V14167.gnm2.J7QH, whole genome shotgun sequence genome encodes:
- the LOC107491785 gene encoding U-box domain-containing protein 9, translating into MARRERGLSASAADGGGGKAAELKEKLRGLVKAILEDDDYTTRHAEDAIATLSTLRDLKRASPSSFYDFSFPVPPEFRCPISTELMIPPFCFHSLMCCCQMQTYDRAYIQRWLDEGHRTCPQTQQVLSHTNLTPNYLVRDMIAQWCKEHAIEMPKPVQDINQVVSNADRDHLDSLLHKLSLSVPDQKEAARELRLLTKRMPSFRTLFGESVDVIPQLLSPLSPNTAHVHPDLHEDLITTILNLSIQDDNKKVFGEDPTVIALLIDALKSGTIQTRSNAAAAIFTLSALDSNKHIIGKSGAIKHLLDLLEEGQPLAVKDAASAIFNLCLVHENKGRTVREGAVRVILKKIMDHILVDELLAILALLSSHPKAIEEMGDLGAVAFLLAIIREGTSERTKENCVAILYTICYGDRTKLKEVREEEKANGTLSKLARHGTSRAKRKANGILERLNRSPCLTHTA